One window of the Natrinema sp. HArc-T2 genome contains the following:
- a CDS encoding lysostaphin resistance A-like protein, whose protein sequence is MTETARADDAGPVTSGVVPGLGTALAGITMVAMLVPVRRGVDDPIVWAGVAFAAAAVFAFLIRRHGDIERTIGGSIAAVSSIAVVLLTGYALNQGTMAPVSVPALSSSVPIVFVAFVTAGLTASVGIADYLGISAGGLKRRAQQVVVLTAVGFAGLFAPYLTTPVLALPVLPFLDSFSEIQRTLANQVVGQVGMALGTVLVVGAFLKLTDRDLSFIDLRRPTLRDLAWIVGGIVVLFGVLYAISLSMQATGVESADHATTQNAEKAPEMLLVLIPLAILIIGPFEELLYRNVIQKALYETFSRAGAVVVASVIFAAVHVLAYSTAGLGAVIASLGTIFGLSIVLGVIYERTDNLVMPALVHGIYNAVVFTNLYFLVG, encoded by the coding sequence ATGACCGAAACCGCACGGGCCGACGACGCTGGCCCGGTCACCTCCGGCGTGGTTCCCGGCCTCGGGACCGCCCTCGCGGGAATTACGATGGTCGCCATGCTCGTTCCCGTTCGTCGCGGTGTCGACGATCCGATCGTTTGGGCTGGCGTCGCCTTCGCCGCCGCCGCCGTCTTCGCCTTTCTGATCCGTCGACACGGCGACATCGAGCGGACGATCGGTGGCTCGATCGCTGCCGTCTCGAGCATCGCTGTCGTCTTGCTTACCGGCTACGCCCTGAACCAAGGAACCATGGCTCCGGTATCCGTCCCGGCACTTTCGTCGTCGGTACCGATCGTCTTCGTCGCCTTCGTGACCGCGGGATTGACTGCCAGCGTTGGTATCGCGGACTACCTCGGGATCAGCGCCGGTGGATTGAAACGACGGGCACAACAGGTGGTCGTGCTCACTGCCGTTGGCTTCGCCGGGCTCTTTGCGCCCTACCTGACGACGCCAGTGCTCGCGCTCCCGGTGTTACCGTTTCTCGACTCGTTTTCGGAGATCCAGCGGACCCTCGCCAATCAGGTTGTCGGCCAGGTCGGCATGGCGCTGGGGACGGTGCTCGTTGTCGGTGCCTTTCTCAAACTGACGGATCGTGACCTGTCGTTCATCGATCTTCGGCGACCAACGCTGCGAGATCTCGCCTGGATCGTCGGCGGCATCGTCGTCCTCTTCGGGGTGCTCTATGCGATCTCGCTGTCCATGCAGGCAACCGGCGTCGAGAGTGCCGATCACGCGACGACCCAGAATGCCGAGAAAGCCCCAGAGATGCTGCTGGTATTGATCCCGCTTGCGATCCTGATAATCGGCCCGTTCGAGGAACTACTCTATCGGAACGTGATCCAGAAGGCACTGTACGAGACGTTCTCGCGAGCCGGTGCCGTCGTCGTCGCCAGCGTCATCTTCGCCGCCGTTCACGTGCTTGCATACAGTACTGCCGGACTGGGTGCGGTCATCGCCAGTCTCGGTACCATCTTTGGGCTCTCGATCGTGCTCGGCGTGATCTACGAGCGAACGGATAACCTAGTGATGCCGGCGCTGGTCCACGGCATCTACAACGCAGTCGTCTTTACGAATCTCTACTTTCTGGTCGGTTGA
- a CDS encoding glucose-6-phosphate isomerase has product MNVDIGNALATVASPGVSRASLERLDTQVATAHERIERGMENREHGYEALNLPQETDPDEIRAAVEPIADAEVLFTVGIGGSSLGAATITNALESDTETVFLDNVDPEWITSHLERVSLENAAINVVSRSGTTAETLANFLVVREAFESAGVDWTERTIVTTGEAGPLHDLANRHDLPSLKVPDGVPGRFSALSAVGMVAAAVCGHDLEALLEGAAAEHETLSGSLFECPAYAYGATAYALDERGAGVNAMMPYAESLETSAEWFAQLWAESLGKDDLGQTPVRALGVTDQHSQLQLYRAGPRDKLVTFVTTQEGTDRQIPDTDVAELSYLGDATLGELLAAEFEATEASLAAAGRPNVRIELERVDEYELGGLLYGMEAACVLAGELYGVNTFEQPAVEWAKKATRGLLGGGEFEEAEAVADKTELRVER; this is encoded by the coding sequence ATGAACGTCGATATTGGGAACGCACTTGCAACAGTCGCATCACCGGGTGTCTCGAGAGCATCGCTTGAGCGACTAGACACGCAAGTCGCGACCGCCCACGAGCGAATCGAACGGGGAATGGAAAATCGAGAACACGGCTACGAGGCGCTGAATCTCCCCCAGGAAACCGATCCCGACGAAATTCGAGCGGCGGTCGAGCCGATCGCAGACGCCGAGGTCCTGTTCACGGTTGGCATCGGCGGGAGTTCGCTCGGGGCAGCGACGATCACGAACGCACTCGAGTCGGACACCGAGACCGTCTTCCTGGACAACGTCGACCCCGAGTGGATCACGAGCCACCTCGAGCGCGTGTCCCTCGAGAACGCGGCGATCAACGTGGTCTCGCGCTCGGGGACGACAGCGGAGACGCTTGCGAATTTCCTGGTCGTGCGCGAGGCCTTCGAGTCGGCAGGTGTCGACTGGACTGAACGGACGATCGTCACGACCGGCGAGGCCGGCCCGCTTCATGACCTCGCGAATCGCCACGACCTGCCGTCACTGAAAGTCCCAGATGGTGTGCCGGGTCGTTTCTCGGCGCTGTCAGCTGTCGGCATGGTCGCCGCGGCTGTCTGTGGCCACGATCTCGAGGCGTTGCTCGAGGGTGCGGCTGCCGAGCACGAGACCCTCTCGGGATCGTTGTTCGAGTGCCCGGCCTACGCCTACGGCGCGACGGCGTACGCGTTGGACGAACGCGGCGCGGGCGTGAACGCGATGATGCCGTATGCGGAGTCCCTCGAGACCTCCGCCGAGTGGTTCGCCCAGCTGTGGGCCGAGAGCCTCGGCAAGGACGACCTCGGACAGACGCCGGTTCGAGCGCTGGGTGTCACCGATCAGCACTCACAGCTGCAACTGTATCGCGCGGGTCCGCGCGACAAACTCGTTACGTTCGTCACGACACAGGAAGGGACCGACCGACAGATCCCCGACACAGACGTCGCGGAGCTGTCGTATCTGGGTGATGCGACGCTTGGTGAACTGCTCGCAGCCGAGTTCGAAGCCACGGAAGCGAGTCTCGCAGCTGCTGGTCGGCCAAACGTCCGTATCGAACTCGAGCGTGTCGACGAGTACGAACTCGGTGGCCTACTGTACGGCATGGAAGCCGCCTGCGTGCTGGCAGGCGAGCTCTACGGCGTCAACACCTTCGAGCAGCCGGCCGTCGAGTGGGCCAAAAAGGCGACGCGTGGATTGCTCGGTGGTGGGGAGTTCGAAGAGGCCGAAGCGGTCGCCGACAAGACCGAATTACGAGTCGAACGATAA
- a CDS encoding PRC-barrel domain-containing protein, which produces MSDILAENLSGKSVMGTDGTELGLLYNITMDLKSGTLHDLVIEPDEEISRRAVDFDLDDAGHFLVPVNRVQAVKDYIVVQR; this is translated from the coding sequence ATGAGCGATATACTCGCTGAAAACCTCTCGGGGAAGTCCGTCATGGGTACCGACGGCACCGAGCTCGGACTGCTCTACAACATTACGATGGATCTCAAATCAGGCACACTGCACGATCTCGTCATCGAGCCCGATGAGGAAATCTCTCGGCGCGCCGTCGATTTCGACCTCGACGACGCCGGTCACTTCCTCGTTCCCGTCAACCGCGTCCAAGCGGTGAAAGACTACATCGTCGTCCAGCGCTAA
- a CDS encoding NOB1 family endonuclease produces the protein MYVLDSSAFIHDFHTTEQTATIPLVREELKDESAYRYDAMEGSGMHIHIPNDDTTEKVQRAARESGDLDVLSETDVRLIAASFELDGVLVTDDYAMQNVAEKLNVDVEVIAREGIDEQRHWTFQCQGCGREFDEEKDRCPICGSELARKNPS, from the coding sequence ATGTACGTTCTCGACTCCTCGGCTTTTATCCACGACTTCCACACGACAGAACAGACTGCGACCATCCCGCTCGTCCGCGAGGAACTCAAAGACGAGAGCGCCTATCGCTACGACGCGATGGAAGGTTCCGGGATGCACATCCACATTCCGAACGACGACACCACCGAGAAGGTCCAGCGTGCGGCCCGCGAGTCCGGTGATCTCGACGTCCTTTCCGAAACCGACGTTCGGCTCATCGCGGCGAGTTTCGAACTCGACGGCGTCCTCGTGACCGACGACTACGCGATGCAAAACGTCGCGGAGAAACTCAACGTCGACGTCGAAGTCATCGCCCGCGAGGGAATCGACGAACAGCGCCACTGGACGTTCCAGTGTCAGGGCTGTGGCCGCGAGTTCGACGAAGAGAAAGACCGCTGTCCGATCTGCGGGTCGGAACTGGCCCGGAAGAACCCCTCATAA